The following are from one region of the Rhodopirellula sp. P2 genome:
- the gatC gene encoding Asp-tRNA(Asn)/Glu-tRNA(Gln) amidotransferase subunit GatC: protein MSGSGNGASVDIQKLARLARLQLTEQEQTDFGPQIADILGFVEQLSELDTSGVEPMTSALDVENRFRDDTPDQSLSAEVATRTAPASQDGTFLVPPVLGNTSSKK, encoded by the coding sequence ATGTCCGGTTCTGGCAACGGTGCGTCAGTCGATATCCAAAAATTGGCTCGACTGGCTCGCCTTCAGCTAACGGAACAAGAGCAAACCGATTTCGGTCCGCAAATCGCGGACATCCTCGGTTTCGTGGAACAATTGTCTGAACTCGACACCTCAGGTGTCGAGCCGATGACCAGTGCGCTGGATGTCGAAAACCGATTTCGGGACGACACGCCAGACCAAAGCCTGTCAGCCGAGGTGGCGACGCGAACCGCGCCCGCCTCCCAAGATGGCACGTTCTTGGTACCTCCCGTCCTGGGAAACACTTCTTCCAAGAAATGA
- the rpmB gene encoding 50S ribosomal protein L28 has translation MARQCEACGKKVQMGNRIETRGKAKYLGGVGTKITGCTRRKFVPNLQKVHVTLPNGTNKSLRICTQCIRSGVVRKTVKTKPFDVSGGKKS, from the coding sequence ATGGCACGACAATGCGAAGCGTGCGGCAAGAAAGTCCAAATGGGCAACCGTATTGAAACCCGGGGTAAAGCGAAGTACCTGGGCGGAGTCGGTACCAAAATCACTGGTTGCACACGCCGTAAATTTGTCCCCAACTTGCAAAAAGTTCACGTGACCTTGCCCAACGGCACCAACAAATCACTGCGGATTTGCACTCAGTGCATTCGCAGCGGTGTCGTACGCAAAACCGTGAAAACAAAACCGTTTGACGTCAGCGGCGGTAAAAAGTCCTGA
- a CDS encoding porin yields MCGCEPVGGCNNEATCGCETVGCLGDCGCNTGCDSGCDSLCGGGLGSCLPGLGDCCLDDPYTLFGDVCGIEVGGWASIGYHTKALPLFNSRPDNVQLHQAWLYAEKAIDTSCGFDIGGRIDYVYGTDGPDTQAFGIDNGHWDNQWDNGGDYGHAIPQLYTEMGYGDLSVKVGKFFTTIGYEVVAAPDNFFYSHAYTMYNSEPFTHTGALATYNVSDDLSVFGGYTVGWDSGFEDNGDNYLGGFSAGVTDDLTLTYSTTIGRFNERQGVAGGAERGYMHSIVADYAVSNNLQYIFQSDVLDSEDAVGATVRDTFGINQYLIYNINDCLSLGGRFEWYQSEGVFNDGANVDSDVYALTTGINYRPHSNVLIRPEVRWDWVDGDYTGILENNDDDQTTFGFDTIFMF; encoded by the coding sequence GTGTGTGGTTGCGAGCCTGTTGGCGGATGCAACAACGAAGCGACTTGCGGTTGCGAAACTGTCGGTTGCTTGGGCGACTGCGGCTGCAACACAGGTTGCGACAGCGGCTGCGATTCGCTCTGCGGCGGTGGCCTTGGTAGCTGCTTGCCCGGACTGGGCGACTGCTGCTTGGACGACCCTTACACGCTGTTCGGCGATGTCTGCGGCATCGAAGTGGGCGGATGGGCGTCGATCGGCTACCACACAAAGGCGTTGCCTTTGTTCAACAGCCGTCCCGACAACGTTCAGCTGCACCAAGCATGGTTGTACGCTGAAAAAGCCATCGACACTTCGTGTGGCTTCGACATCGGTGGACGGATCGATTACGTCTACGGTACCGACGGACCCGACACGCAAGCGTTCGGAATCGACAACGGTCACTGGGACAATCAGTGGGACAACGGTGGAGACTACGGTCACGCCATTCCTCAGCTGTACACCGAAATGGGCTACGGCGACCTGTCGGTCAAAGTTGGTAAATTCTTCACGACGATTGGTTACGAAGTTGTTGCCGCTCCTGACAACTTCTTCTACAGCCACGCTTACACGATGTACAACAGCGAGCCTTTCACCCACACCGGTGCATTGGCAACGTACAACGTGTCTGACGACCTGAGCGTGTTCGGTGGATACACCGTGGGTTGGGACAGTGGTTTCGAGGACAACGGCGACAACTACCTCGGTGGTTTCTCGGCCGGTGTGACCGACGACCTCACGTTGACCTACTCCACCACCATTGGTCGATTCAACGAGCGTCAAGGCGTGGCGGGTGGTGCCGAACGAGGATACATGCACTCGATCGTTGCTGATTACGCTGTCAGCAACAACTTGCAGTACATCTTCCAGTCGGACGTGCTGGACAGTGAAGATGCTGTTGGTGCAACCGTTCGTGACACGTTCGGCATCAACCAGTACTTGATCTACAACATCAATGACTGCTTGTCCTTGGGTGGCCGCTTCGAGTGGTACCAAAGCGAAGGTGTGTTCAACGATGGTGCCAACGTCGACAGCGACGTGTACGCTCTGACGACTGGTATCAACTACCGTCCTCACTCGAACGTCTTGATTCGTCCCGAAGTTCGTTGGGACTGGGTCGATGGCGACTACACCGGGATCTTGGAAAACAATGACGACGATCAAACCACCTTCGGTTTCGATACGATCTTCATGTTCTAA
- a CDS encoding porin has product MKSKRAALWLALGGLVGLGSLNGVSAADRFVADASYQGGMPTSQTEVLPVGHFDASCDESCDTFPAMECGCGELACDGGCGDMSCGDMGGGLFDDGGCGLLECNLGDPFTLFGEACGYSVGGWVQMGYHDKALPLFNNRPDEYNLHQAWFYAEKAIDTSNGFDFGGRIDYVYGIDAQDTQAFGIDNGHWDTGWDHGQYGSALPQVYGEVGYGDLSVKFGHFFTIIGYEVVAAPDNFFYSHAYTMVNSEPFTHTGALATYNAGDDLTLYGGYTMGWDSGFEDNGDSFLGGASLAMSDDVTVTYATVVGRFGDQPGGTTSQGYMHSIVTDISLTDQLQYVLQSDYMDAEDGNGGNFKETYGLNNYLIYTVSDCLALGSRFEWYDADAGVYNGNVDVYAMTLGANVKPHANVLIRPEVRWDWVDGDNVTGILENDQDDQTTFGIDTIFLF; this is encoded by the coding sequence ATGAAATCGAAACGAGCTGCTTTGTGGTTGGCCCTCGGTGGCTTGGTTGGATTGGGAAGCCTCAATGGCGTTTCTGCCGCCGACCGATTCGTGGCCGACGCAAGTTACCAAGGCGGAATGCCCACCAGCCAGACGGAAGTTCTCCCGGTGGGACACTTTGACGCCAGCTGTGATGAATCGTGCGACACGTTTCCTGCAATGGAATGTGGCTGCGGTGAGTTGGCCTGCGACGGTGGTTGCGGCGACATGAGCTGTGGCGACATGGGAGGCGGCCTGTTCGATGACGGCGGATGCGGGTTGCTGGAATGCAACCTCGGCGATCCGTTCACACTCTTCGGTGAAGCCTGTGGCTACTCCGTCGGTGGTTGGGTTCAAATGGGGTACCACGACAAAGCATTGCCTTTGTTCAACAATCGCCCCGACGAATACAACCTGCACCAAGCCTGGTTCTACGCCGAGAAGGCCATCGACACGTCGAATGGTTTCGACTTCGGTGGACGCATCGATTACGTCTACGGCATCGATGCTCAAGACACCCAGGCGTTTGGCATCGACAACGGCCACTGGGACACCGGTTGGGATCACGGGCAGTACGGCAGTGCACTGCCACAGGTCTACGGTGAAGTTGGCTACGGCGACCTGTCGGTGAAATTCGGACACTTCTTCACGATCATTGGTTACGAAGTCGTTGCCGCTCCTGACAACTTTTTCTACAGCCATGCGTACACGATGGTGAACAGCGAGCCCTTCACCCACACCGGTGCTTTGGCGACCTACAACGCTGGCGATGACCTGACCTTGTATGGTGGCTACACCATGGGTTGGGACAGCGGATTCGAAGACAACGGCGACTCGTTCTTGGGCGGTGCTTCGCTGGCCATGAGTGACGATGTCACCGTCACCTACGCAACCGTTGTGGGGCGTTTCGGTGACCAGCCCGGTGGGACCACTTCGCAAGGCTACATGCACTCGATCGTCACCGACATCTCGCTGACCGATCAATTGCAATACGTTTTGCAGTCGGACTACATGGACGCCGAAGACGGCAACGGTGGGAACTTCAAAGAGACCTACGGCCTGAACAACTACCTGATCTACACGGTCAGCGATTGCTTGGCCTTGGGCAGTCGTTTCGAGTGGTACGACGCGGACGCAGGTGTCTACAACGGCAATGTCGATGTCTACGCCATGACCTTGGGTGCCAACGTCAAACCGCACGCCAATGTCTTGATCCGCCCCGAAGTTCGCTGGGATTGGGTCGACGGGGACAATGTGACGGGCATCTTGGAAAACGACCAAGACGACCAGACCACCTTTGGCATCGACACGATCTTCTTGTTCTAA
- the purB gene encoding adenylosuccinate lyase — MTETQETPYQNPLIERYASREMAFHWGPQRRFASWRKVWIALAEAEQELGIAITDAQIEQLKAFETKLNLDEAAKYERKLRHDVMAHVHAYGDQCPDARGIIHLGATSCFVTDNADLLLIREALQLTAKRLAATIDQMAQFAAQHRDLPCLAFTHFQPAQPTTVGKRACLWIYDLVLDLEAVEHRLETLRARSAKGTTGTQASFLELFSGDHDKVRSLEKRIAEKLSFDSVYAVTGQTYPRKVDAQLLDALSGIGQSLHKIATDIRLLAGRKEVEEPFEKNQIGSSAMAYKRNPMRSERICALGRFVMSLQSSPAMTAATQWMERTLDDSANRRLVIPQAFLAIDAALVLMQNVADGMVVYPATIAKNLGAELPFMATENILMQAVAAGGDRQDLHEQIRVHSQAAALEVKQNAGDNDLLERLKGDENFAGIDLEAAIDPHAYVGRAPQQVDEFMETIIAPIRQRYSGGSDLSVEVTV, encoded by the coding sequence ATGACCGAAACGCAGGAAACACCGTACCAAAACCCCCTGATTGAGCGTTACGCGTCACGAGAAATGGCGTTTCACTGGGGACCGCAGCGGCGGTTTGCATCCTGGCGAAAGGTCTGGATCGCCCTGGCAGAGGCCGAACAGGAACTCGGAATCGCGATCACCGACGCCCAAATCGAACAGCTGAAAGCGTTCGAAACAAAATTGAATTTGGACGAAGCTGCCAAATACGAGCGAAAACTGCGCCACGATGTGATGGCTCACGTCCACGCCTATGGTGATCAGTGCCCGGATGCCCGCGGGATCATTCACCTCGGTGCGACCAGCTGTTTCGTGACCGACAACGCGGACCTGCTGCTGATTCGCGAAGCCCTGCAACTGACGGCCAAACGCTTGGCAGCCACAATCGACCAGATGGCCCAGTTCGCCGCCCAGCACCGCGACCTGCCCTGCCTCGCCTTCACCCACTTTCAACCAGCCCAACCGACCACCGTCGGCAAACGAGCTTGTCTGTGGATCTACGACTTGGTGCTGGACCTCGAAGCGGTTGAACATCGACTCGAAACATTGCGAGCACGTTCGGCCAAGGGCACGACGGGAACTCAAGCGAGCTTCTTGGAACTGTTTTCCGGCGACCACGACAAAGTCCGGTCCCTCGAAAAACGAATCGCTGAAAAACTCTCGTTCGATTCCGTCTACGCCGTCACCGGGCAAACCTACCCCCGCAAAGTCGACGCTCAATTGCTCGACGCCCTGTCCGGCATCGGCCAGAGCCTGCACAAAATTGCCACCGACATCCGCTTGCTCGCCGGTCGCAAAGAAGTCGAAGAGCCATTTGAGAAGAATCAAATCGGCAGCTCGGCGATGGCCTACAAACGCAACCCAATGCGGAGCGAGCGGATCTGTGCGCTCGGTCGGTTCGTCATGAGCCTGCAAAGCAGTCCCGCGATGACCGCCGCGACGCAGTGGATGGAACGCACCCTGGACGACAGCGCCAACCGTCGCCTGGTCATCCCACAAGCCTTCCTGGCAATCGATGCAGCACTCGTGCTGATGCAAAATGTGGCCGACGGGATGGTTGTCTACCCGGCCACGATCGCGAAAAACTTGGGCGCCGAACTCCCGTTCATGGCGACCGAGAACATCTTGATGCAAGCGGTGGCCGCGGGCGGTGACCGTCAAGATTTGCACGAACAAATTCGCGTGCACAGTCAAGCGGCGGCGCTCGAAGTCAAACAGAACGCTGGCGACAACGACCTGCTGGAACGTCTCAAAGGCGACGAAAACTTCGCCGGAATCGACTTGGAAGCCGCGATCGACCCACACGCTTACGTGGGGCGAGCTCCCCAACAAGTCGACGAGTTCATGGAAACGATCATCGCCCCCATTCGCCAGAGATATTCTGGTGGGAGCGATCTGAGTGTCGAAGTCACGGTCTGA
- a CDS encoding membrane or secreted protein: protein MNFQRVQVADKRVINLTRTYFCNFDGRPRARRVAMLHAMTAVLAVCLSGSQALAQDAAPAKAAGAGQGAAKPVLMTALKLLPDTAAGVVRIPDLTVLCDSWQQTTLSGITDDPAMKPLIDANFGSQGAVWEKLGDKVGVRPKELYEIATGEVIAVWLPFENDNRRPSSVCVVADIRGKHEAAEAVLERVDQDLKADGATRADVTHAGETVRVYSPKTRPGQLKIEQVVVSLTQDRVIASDRDSVVFGILDAIANEGREDSLDKAPLLRTVWKQALSRSEIETEGSQVEWFVKPLTMGRIIRDVAKVDRGNKVRILNLLENQGFDAVQAAGGIAVVGQGKFDLLHRGYVHAPPVTEEPSRYRLAARILQFPNTPLDEIPAWVPANTASLTRVNWKIEEAFWALETLVDEAFDNEIFRPSIEGIRDDEEGPQIDIEKNVLPNLSEHLLLLTDNTLPATVDSERVLVAIGVRNADAIGTAVRKAMEVEPDVFKVDTVPGVEIWQVKHGSGDDELDDEFFDDLGFEEEIDEEQTPLLNTWAIAMVPAGKGSEKAHLVFSSHVEWLVDVAKRMQTGEGEKLADLEEVKDLLKLTSEMGAGKVAFQRVVRLRQSLRAKYELQRQGELKNSDSVMASLVRRMFEGDEPEAEEPIERLNVSKWPAFSEVEKYFRNAFGFVETTETGWNLNGFLLK from the coding sequence ATGAATTTTCAACGGGTGCAAGTGGCGGACAAACGAGTGATCAATCTCACACGAACATATTTTTGCAACTTCGACGGTCGACCACGGGCTCGCCGCGTCGCGATGCTCCATGCAATGACAGCCGTTCTGGCGGTGTGTTTGTCTGGATCGCAGGCGCTCGCTCAAGACGCCGCGCCTGCAAAAGCCGCCGGGGCAGGGCAGGGTGCCGCGAAGCCTGTCTTGATGACGGCATTGAAATTACTGCCTGACACGGCCGCTGGCGTGGTTCGGATTCCCGATCTCACCGTGCTGTGCGATTCGTGGCAGCAAACAACGTTGTCGGGCATCACCGATGACCCGGCGATGAAGCCGCTGATCGATGCCAATTTTGGCAGCCAAGGCGCTGTGTGGGAAAAATTGGGCGACAAGGTTGGAGTGCGACCCAAAGAGTTGTACGAGATTGCGACCGGAGAAGTGATCGCGGTGTGGTTGCCCTTTGAAAATGACAACCGCCGTCCTTCCTCGGTTTGCGTCGTTGCTGACATCCGAGGGAAGCACGAGGCAGCGGAAGCCGTCTTGGAGCGAGTGGACCAAGATCTGAAGGCTGACGGCGCGACTCGCGCCGATGTCACTCACGCCGGCGAAACCGTTCGTGTGTACAGTCCGAAGACTCGCCCGGGGCAGCTCAAGATCGAACAGGTGGTGGTTTCGCTCACTCAAGATCGTGTGATCGCGTCGGATCGCGATTCGGTGGTGTTTGGAATCTTGGACGCGATTGCAAACGAGGGCCGCGAAGATTCCTTGGACAAGGCACCGTTGTTGCGAACCGTTTGGAAGCAGGCTCTCTCTCGCAGCGAAATCGAAACGGAAGGCTCGCAAGTCGAATGGTTCGTCAAACCGCTGACGATGGGCCGGATCATTCGCGACGTGGCCAAAGTTGACCGCGGCAACAAAGTTCGTATTTTGAATTTGCTGGAAAACCAAGGCTTCGACGCCGTGCAAGCTGCTGGCGGAATCGCCGTCGTGGGGCAGGGCAAGTTTGATTTGCTGCACCGAGGTTATGTGCACGCTCCTCCCGTCACCGAAGAACCCAGTCGCTACCGTTTGGCTGCTCGGATCTTGCAGTTCCCCAACACCCCGCTGGACGAGATCCCGGCTTGGGTTCCTGCCAACACGGCCAGCCTGACACGGGTGAACTGGAAAATCGAAGAAGCGTTTTGGGCGCTCGAGACCTTGGTCGACGAAGCCTTCGACAATGAGATCTTTCGGCCCAGCATCGAGGGGATCCGTGACGACGAAGAAGGGCCGCAGATCGACATCGAAAAGAACGTGTTGCCAAATCTCTCGGAACACCTGTTGTTGTTGACCGACAACACACTGCCCGCGACGGTGGATTCGGAACGCGTGTTGGTCGCGATCGGAGTTCGCAATGCCGATGCGATTGGAACGGCAGTCCGCAAAGCGATGGAAGTCGAACCAGATGTGTTCAAGGTCGACACGGTTCCTGGTGTCGAGATTTGGCAGGTCAAGCACGGCAGCGGTGATGACGAACTGGATGACGAGTTCTTTGATGATCTCGGCTTCGAGGAGGAAATCGATGAAGAGCAAACACCACTCTTGAACACGTGGGCCATTGCGATGGTGCCCGCTGGCAAGGGTTCCGAGAAGGCGCACCTGGTCTTCAGCAGCCATGTCGAATGGTTGGTCGACGTGGCGAAGCGAATGCAAACGGGGGAAGGCGAGAAGTTAGCCGACTTGGAGGAGGTCAAAGACCTGCTGAAGCTGACCAGCGAGATGGGAGCTGGCAAAGTGGCTTTCCAACGCGTCGTGCGGCTGCGTCAATCGCTGCGAGCAAAGTACGAACTGCAACGCCAAGGCGAATTGAAAAACAGCGATTCGGTCATGGCTTCGTTGGTTCGGCGGATGTTCGAAGGCGATGAGCCTGAAGCTGAAGAACCCATCGAGCGTCTCAACGTGAGCAAATGGCCTGCGTTCAGTGAGGTCGAGAAGTACTTCCGCAACGCGTTCGGTTTCGTTGAAACCACCGAAACCGGTTGGAACCTCAACGGATTCCTGTTGAAGTAG
- the queC gene encoding 7-cyano-7-deazaguanine synthase QueC: protein MNSTSQPKDESAPANAERAVVLLSGGLDSATCVAIARDQGFEVHAISFRYGQRHDGELDRAAKQASLMSVASHRVIDIDLAQLGGSALVDSSIAVPKSDHVDKITGDIPVTYVPARNTIFLSYALAVAETLGSRDIFIGVNALDYSGYPDCRPEFIDAFQTMARLATKAGVEDEHSLTIHTPLLHWTKAEIIQRGIELGVDYSQTLSCYDPQGSSVEMRPCGQCDACLLRAKGFAENEIADPAIAPSDIAITPPRP, encoded by the coding sequence ATGAACTCAACCTCGCAACCCAAAGACGAATCCGCCCCAGCGAATGCAGAACGCGCCGTGGTGCTGCTGTCCGGTGGACTGGACAGCGCCACGTGCGTCGCCATTGCTCGCGACCAAGGATTCGAAGTCCACGCGATCAGTTTCCGCTACGGCCAACGTCATGACGGCGAACTGGACCGCGCGGCAAAGCAAGCCAGTTTGATGAGCGTCGCGTCTCACCGCGTGATCGACATCGACCTCGCTCAGCTCGGTGGATCCGCCCTGGTGGACTCGTCCATCGCTGTCCCCAAATCCGATCATGTCGACAAGATCACAGGCGACATTCCGGTGACGTATGTCCCGGCTCGCAACACGATCTTTTTGTCCTACGCGCTGGCGGTTGCCGAAACGCTCGGTTCGCGAGACATCTTCATCGGCGTCAACGCTCTCGACTACAGCGGCTACCCGGATTGCCGTCCGGAATTCATCGACGCGTTTCAAACGATGGCACGCTTGGCCACCAAAGCCGGGGTGGAAGACGAACACTCGCTCACGATTCACACGCCGCTGCTGCACTGGACCAAGGCCGAAATCATCCAGCGTGGAATCGAACTCGGCGTGGACTACTCGCAAACGCTGTCCTGTTACGACCCGCAAGGCAGCAGCGTCGAAATGCGCCCCTGCGGTCAGTGCGACGCGTGTTTGCTGAGAGCCAAAGGGTTCGCCGAAAACGAAATCGCCGATCCCGCAATCGCCCCGTCTGACATCGCAATCACGCCACCTCGCCCCTGA
- a CDS encoding 3'-5' exoribonuclease YhaM family protein: protein MSRTAIQDLTDGMTLAQPFQAADKQLRVNRQGGKYILLKLSDRSGTIVGMMWNADETTFDTFDRGDYIHCSGRTQVHNGSLQVILAEIQRMDPAEVDQSDFDRFDANQADSNFDRLRELLATISQPALHALAQSYLNDDSFVQSFRQAAAAVSNHHAYPGGLLEHTVNMMELVRLISPRYAKVDTDLLLMGAFLHDLGKIDELRAGGEISYTDRGQFVGHIVIGVQRLGEKIAETEATTGQKFSTGLRHQLEHLIVSHHGVLEYGSPKIPVTLEAVALHHIDNLDAKLASYSSIIDADIAADGNWTNYTPSIGRKLWKGDS from the coding sequence GTGTCACGAACCGCTATCCAAGATCTGACCGACGGAATGACGTTGGCCCAGCCGTTCCAAGCTGCCGACAAACAACTGCGAGTCAATCGTCAGGGCGGCAAATACATCTTGCTGAAACTGTCCGATCGATCCGGCACGATCGTCGGAATGATGTGGAACGCGGACGAAACCACCTTCGATACGTTCGATCGCGGCGACTACATCCATTGCAGCGGTCGAACACAGGTCCACAACGGTTCCCTGCAAGTGATCCTCGCTGAGATCCAACGCATGGACCCAGCGGAAGTCGACCAAAGTGACTTTGACCGCTTCGACGCCAACCAAGCGGACAGCAATTTCGATCGCCTGCGAGAATTGCTGGCGACGATCTCACAACCCGCTCTGCACGCCCTGGCTCAGTCCTACCTGAACGACGATTCGTTCGTTCAATCGTTTCGCCAGGCCGCGGCAGCGGTTTCCAACCACCACGCTTACCCCGGCGGACTGCTCGAACACACCGTCAACATGATGGAACTGGTCCGACTGATTTCACCGCGTTACGCCAAGGTCGACACGGACCTGTTGTTGATGGGCGCCTTCCTGCACGACCTGGGGAAGATCGATGAACTGCGGGCCGGCGGCGAAATCAGCTACACCGACCGCGGCCAATTCGTCGGCCACATCGTCATCGGCGTTCAGCGTCTGGGCGAAAAAATTGCCGAAACCGAAGCCACCACCGGACAAAAGTTTTCCACCGGTCTGCGACACCAACTGGAACACTTGATCGTCAGTCATCACGGCGTGCTGGAATACGGCAGCCCCAAGATTCCAGTCACACTCGAAGCCGTCGCCCTGCACCACATCGATAACCTGGATGCCAAGCTCGCCTCGTATTCCTCGATCATCGATGCCGACATCGCTGCGGATGGAAACTGGACGAACTACACCCCCTCGATCGGACGCAAACTTTGGAAGGGCGACTCATGA